A stretch of DNA from Desulfovibrio gilichinskyi:
TTGTAACGCTGCTTCTATCAATTCCGTGCTGATCCCAACAATCTTATTATTCTGTTCAAAATGATATGGAGGCCAGTTCTCTACAAAAATAGTAAGTTCATGAGCTTGGGCGTTTCCCACTATTCCTAGCAATAGAATGATTATTAAAACTTTGAATGATTTTATCTTCCATTGACAGCTCATTTTTCCCCCTTCGATCAAGCATCGCTACAAACATGGTATAATTGATAAGCAGTTCTCGATGTTATTTAATTTAAGGCCTGAGTAAACTAAGTTGATTAATGCAAGTCTCTCGAGATGATAAGAAATGTATAAGTAATCGCAACATGCTTGCCTTTTTGAAGTTTTCCACTTTACTTTAGCATGGTAATTCTTTTGCAGCAATAAACTGTTTGAAAGTGCCCCTCCCAAGAACCTGTAATTGGTGCTTAGGGCGGAAAGGAAAATCATATGAACTTTTGTTGTTCGGCAGACGACTTAACAAGTCTGATAAGTGCAGTTTTTGAATTTTAACTACGTGATAGGTCTTGCCCGCCCATCGGCACTACAACTCCCATCTTAATCAGCACTTCTATTACCCTCGCCAAAGGCAGACCGACAACATTGGTATATGACCCGCATATTCCTTTAACTAAAAAAGCTCCTTGTCCTTGAATCGCGTAGGACCCGGCTTTATCATCCGGTTCCCCGGTTGCTACATATGCTTTTATTGCCGCTTCATCGCAATTTATAAACTCAACCTCAGTTGTAACCGCAAAGCTTATTTCTTTGCCGTTTTCTGATACGATAGCACAGCCTGTAATCACTTTATGTGATCTTCCGCATAGGCTTTTTAGTGTTTCAAAGGCATCTGTATTACTATGTGGTTTGCCTAAAATATCCATATCCCGTGCGACAATAGTATCAGCTCCAATCACTATTGCCTGTGGTGTTAAGGACGCAACGTTTCTTGCTTTCATTAACGCCATTTCAATCGCGTAATCTTCCGGCAATTGTCCTTTGCGGGCAGGAGGTTCCTCACAGGTCGCAGGCTTAGTCTCAAATTGAAGTCCGACTGAGGATAGAAGCTCTTTTCGTCTGGGTGAACCTGAACCTAGTACTAGATATTTTAATGTGTTATATATTTTCATGAATTGTATTTTTATACTCGGATATTTTAAAAAATAATATTAAAAACAGAAACAAATCTGTTAGTGAATAACAGATATCTGTCAAGTGGATGTTTTTTTAGTTGGATAATAACAAAAATATTAATTGAAATAACACAACACGATATAATTAAAAAATGAAGTAAGTTTTGTCAGCCAAGTATGTTGCTCTTTTTAAAGTCTGAAGGTAATGGATTAAGGAATATTAGATTAGGAGTCGTTGAATGAAAGTATGCATCTGGGGAGCGAGAGGGTCTTTGCCTGCAACGTATAACGCAGAGAGAGCCAGGGCAAAAGTTAAAGCAGCTTTGGAAATTGCGGTAGCACGCGGTATTGATTCTACTACGGATTTAGATTCATTTATCGATAACGAGCTTCCTTTCGCTGTTCGCGGTTCTTACGGTACAAATACTCCATGTATTCAAATCGGTACAACAGGTGATGACTACCTGATATGTGATTGCGGTACCGGGCTTCGTGATTTGGGAAATGCTATCATGGCTGAGAGATTCGGAAAACCGGGTGCGCATTTTCATTTTCTTATTTCACATCTCCATTGGGATCACTTGCAAGGATTTCCTTTTTTCATCCCGGCCTATTTGAAGGGGAATAAAATCTCTTTTTATGGCGGGCATCCTGATATTGAAAAAGTGTTCCGCACGCAGCAGAGTGAACCTTTTTTTCCTGTAAAATTCGATGACCTTTCAGCGGAATTTAATTTTACACGTCTTTCAAGCGGGCAGGAATTTGAAATTGCAGGAATAAAAATTAAAGTTAAAGCACAGTATCATCCTGGCGGGTCATTCGGTTATCGTTTTGAGCAGGATGGGAAAATAGCCGTATATTCCACAGATTGTGAGCACAAAAGTGCGACAGCTTTATCAGATGAAAAATTTGTTGAATTTTTTAAAAATGCAGACCTGTTGATTATGGATGCTCAGTACTCTTTTGCTGAGGCTAATTCAATTAAAGAAGACTGGGGACATTCAAACAATATTATAGCTGTTGAGATGTCAGGGTTTGCCGGAGTTAAGACTTTATGCCTGTTTCATCAGGAGCCGGTTCTTGATGATTTTGAATTGGAAAAATTCCTCGAAGATACAAGAACATATGCTGAACTGGTTGAGCGGAAACCTGATAAGATCATAATGGCTCAAGATGGTCTTTGCATTGAGCTTTAAATTTTATGATAAGTTCATAACTGTTCCTTTTTTGACACTTCTTGCCCTTACAATTTTCAAATCCAATTTTAATAGATCTTAATCTCCTGCAAACACAACGTTAATAGGTTTGGCATAAGCTTTGCTGTATGGTTGATGTAACGATCGGGGTTGTCCCGTATCTTTCGATCATGGAGCAATGAAATGAGAAACGACGAATTCAAATATGATTTAGATTTAGGGGACTACGGATCTCATGATTCTGAGTCATCTGATATGAACAGTTGGTCTGTTGCGTGGTCTGATCTGATGATGGTAATGTTTGTTCTTTTCGTAGTGCTCTTTATTTATAGTCAATCCAAAGAGAATATTAAAGTTATCTTCAGCGGAAATGCCAAATCGCAAGTTGCTCTGAGTCCCGTGGACGGATTGATTGATATGCTTTCAGTTCATCGCGACGCAATGAGCGGAAACTCCAGAGTTGTTTTAACACCTCAAGATGAACTTTATCGCAGTGATGACGGCGCAATAAGTATGGATAATGAAGATAATGGTCAGATAAAAATCGTTATGCGCGGGGATGCCTTCTTTGCTGCCGGTAAAAGCGGTTTTGAACCGAAGACTCTACAATATCTTGCTGAAGTCGCTGAAGTTTTGAAAACTAATAATCACGCCATACATATTATCGGTCATACCGACCAG
This window harbors:
- a CDS encoding Maf family protein — encoded protein: MKIYNTLKYLVLGSGSPRRKELLSSVGLQFETKPATCEEPPARKGQLPEDYAIEMALMKARNVASLTPQAIVIGADTIVARDMDILGKPHSNTDAFETLKSLCGRSHKVITGCAIVSENGKEISFAVTTEVEFINCDEAAIKAYVATGEPDDKAGSYAIQGQGAFLVKGICGSYTNVVGLPLARVIEVLIKMGVVVPMGGQDLSRS
- a CDS encoding MBL fold metallo-hydrolase, which codes for MKVCIWGARGSLPATYNAERARAKVKAALEIAVARGIDSTTDLDSFIDNELPFAVRGSYGTNTPCIQIGTTGDDYLICDCGTGLRDLGNAIMAERFGKPGAHFHFLISHLHWDHLQGFPFFIPAYLKGNKISFYGGHPDIEKVFRTQQSEPFFPVKFDDLSAEFNFTRLSSGQEFEIAGIKIKVKAQYHPGGSFGYRFEQDGKIAVYSTDCEHKSATALSDEKFVEFFKNADLLIMDAQYSFAEANSIKEDWGHSNNIIAVEMSGFAGVKTLCLFHQEPVLDDFELEKFLEDTRTYAELVERKPDKIIMAQDGLCIEL
- a CDS encoding OmpA/MotB family protein, encoding MRNDEFKYDLDLGDYGSHDSESSDMNSWSVAWSDLMMVMFVLFVVLFIYSQSKENIKVIFSGNAKSQVALSPVDGLIDMLSVHRDAMSGNSRVVLTPQDELYRSDDGAISMDNEDNGQIKIVMRGDAFFAAGKSGFEPKTLQYLAEVAEVLKTNNHAIHIIGHTDQSDASKSGKESAFALSADRAAQVAQYFISEKSIDPARILVSGRGGTVPELPDSMQKVSGNNRRVEIVVINTDLNGE